From one Anaeromyxobacter diazotrophicus genomic stretch:
- a CDS encoding phosphatase PAP2 family protein: MESRELELQVVEGALAGASVEPERLARLARLLGYDERLLLHFRRYHGPWRTRLARLLTAAGDARSWTAAALALLATGRRPTVHLGLRVGLGALAGALAAQALKRSLNRARPTTAIEGFEALAENPDAFSFPSGHTAAAFAVAVAVAGEPYFAGPPALLLATGIALSRIYLGAHYPLDVAVGTLLGAAAGAGTRLLVP, encoded by the coding sequence GAGAGCCGTGAGCTCGAGCTCCAGGTGGTCGAGGGGGCGCTCGCCGGGGCGTCGGTCGAGCCGGAGCGGCTGGCGCGCCTCGCCAGGCTGCTGGGGTACGACGAGCGGCTGCTCCTCCACTTCCGCCGGTACCACGGCCCCTGGCGCACGCGCCTGGCGCGGCTGCTGACCGCCGCCGGCGACGCGCGCTCCTGGACGGCCGCGGCGCTCGCCCTCCTCGCCACCGGGCGCCGCCCCACCGTCCACCTCGGGCTGCGGGTGGGCCTCGGCGCGCTCGCCGGCGCGCTCGCGGCGCAGGCCCTGAAGCGCAGCCTGAACCGCGCGCGGCCCACCACCGCCATCGAAGGGTTCGAGGCGCTGGCGGAGAACCCGGACGCGTTCTCCTTCCCCTCCGGGCACACCGCCGCGGCGTTCGCGGTCGCGGTCGCCGTGGCGGGCGAGCCGTACTTCGCGGGCCCCCCGGCGCTGCTCCTCGCCACCGGCATCGCGCTCTCGCGGATCTACCTCGGCGCCCACTACCCGCTCGACGTGGCGGTGGGCACGCTCCTCGGCGCGGCGGCGGGCGCCGGCACGCGCCTCCTCGTCCCGTGA